The following are encoded together in the Oreochromis niloticus isolate F11D_XX linkage group LG12, O_niloticus_UMD_NMBU, whole genome shotgun sequence genome:
- the kcnip3b gene encoding calsenilin isoform X7, with protein sequence MGAVMAALSVEARRRLSRPSCLSHCGHSAARYHRSDSSDSDLELSTVRHQPEGLDQLQAQTKFTRKELQSLYRGFKNECPSGLVDEETFKSIYSQFFPQGDATTYAHFLFNAFDMDRNGSIRFEDFVIGLSVLLRGSVTEKLNWAFNLYDINKDGYITKEEMLAIMKSIYDMMGRYTYPCVRDEAPSEHVDKFFQKMDRNRDGVVTIEEFIETCQKDENIMNSMQLFENVI encoded by the exons ATGGGAGCTGTGATGGCCGCGCTCTCTGTGGAGGCCAGGAGGCGCCTCTCTCGGCCCAGTTGCCTCTCTCACTGTGGCCACAGTGCAGCCAGGTACCACCGCTCAG ACAGCAGCGACAGTGATTTGGAGCTGTCGACCGTGCGTCACCAGCCAGAGGGGCTGGACCAGCTGCAGGCTCAGACTAAGTTCACCAGGAAGGAGCTTCAGTCTCTGTATCGAGGCTTCAAGAAC GAGTGTCCCAGCGGACTGGTTGATGAGGAGACATTCAAGTCCATCTATTCTCAGTTCTTTCCCCAAGGAG ATGCAACCACCTACGCTCACTTCCTGTTCAACGCCTTTGACATGGACAGAAACGGTTCAATCCGTTTTGAGGACTTCGTCATCGGCCTGTCGGTGTTGCTCAGAGGTTCGGTCACCGAGAAGCTCAACTGGGCTTTTAACCTTTACGACATTAATAAGGATGGTTACATCACCAAAgag GAAATGCTGGCAATTATGAAGTCCATCTATGACATGATGGGGAGGTACACCTACCCTTGCGTGCGGGATGAAGCACCCTCTGAACATGTCGACAAGTTCTTTCAG aaAATGGACAGGAACAGAGATGGTGTAGTGACTATTGAAGAGTTCATTGAGACCTGTCAGAAG GACGAGAACATCATGAACTCCATGCAGCTGTTTGAAAATGTGATATAA
- the kcnip3b gene encoding calsenilin isoform X6 translates to MGIQGMELFAIGVVIILFMAVLKQFGILEPMSSFEDSSDSDLELSTVRHQPEGLDQLQAQTKFTRKELQSLYRGFKNECPSGLVDEETFKSIYSQFFPQGDATTYAHFLFNAFDMDRNGSIRFEDFVIGLSVLLRGSVTEKLNWAFNLYDINKDGYITKEEMLAIMKSIYDMMGRYTYPCVRDEAPSEHVDKFFQKMDRNRDGVVTIEEFIETCQKDENIMNSMQLFENVI, encoded by the exons ATGGGGATCCAGGGCATGGAGCTTTTCGCCATTGGCGTGGTCATCATCCTTTTCATGGCAGTTCTCAAGCAGTTTGGGATCCTGGAGCCGATGTCCTCATTTGAAG ACAGCAGCGACAGTGATTTGGAGCTGTCGACCGTGCGTCACCAGCCAGAGGGGCTGGACCAGCTGCAGGCTCAGACTAAGTTCACCAGGAAGGAGCTTCAGTCTCTGTATCGAGGCTTCAAGAAC GAGTGTCCCAGCGGACTGGTTGATGAGGAGACATTCAAGTCCATCTATTCTCAGTTCTTTCCCCAAGGAG ATGCAACCACCTACGCTCACTTCCTGTTCAACGCCTTTGACATGGACAGAAACGGTTCAATCCGTTTTGAGGACTTCGTCATCGGCCTGTCGGTGTTGCTCAGAGGTTCGGTCACCGAGAAGCTCAACTGGGCTTTTAACCTTTACGACATTAATAAGGATGGTTACATCACCAAAgag GAAATGCTGGCAATTATGAAGTCCATCTATGACATGATGGGGAGGTACACCTACCCTTGCGTGCGGGATGAAGCACCCTCTGAACATGTCGACAAGTTCTTTCAG aaAATGGACAGGAACAGAGATGGTGTAGTGACTATTGAAGAGTTCATTGAGACCTGTCAGAAG GACGAGAACATCATGAACTCCATGCAGCTGTTTGAAAATGTGATATAA
- the kcnip3b gene encoding calsenilin isoform X5, with product MGIQGMELFAIGVVIILFMAVLKQFGILEPMSSFEDDSSDSDLELSTVRHQPEGLDQLQAQTKFTRKELQSLYRGFKNECPSGLVDEETFKSIYSQFFPQGDATTYAHFLFNAFDMDRNGSIRFEDFVIGLSVLLRGSVTEKLNWAFNLYDINKDGYITKEEMLAIMKSIYDMMGRYTYPCVRDEAPSEHVDKFFQKMDRNRDGVVTIEEFIETCQKDENIMNSMQLFENVI from the exons ATGGGGATCCAGGGCATGGAGCTTTTCGCCATTGGCGTGGTCATCATCCTTTTCATGGCAGTTCTCAAGCAGTTTGGGATCCTGGAGCCGATGTCCTCATTTGAAG ATG ACAGCAGCGACAGTGATTTGGAGCTGTCGACCGTGCGTCACCAGCCAGAGGGGCTGGACCAGCTGCAGGCTCAGACTAAGTTCACCAGGAAGGAGCTTCAGTCTCTGTATCGAGGCTTCAAGAAC GAGTGTCCCAGCGGACTGGTTGATGAGGAGACATTCAAGTCCATCTATTCTCAGTTCTTTCCCCAAGGAG ATGCAACCACCTACGCTCACTTCCTGTTCAACGCCTTTGACATGGACAGAAACGGTTCAATCCGTTTTGAGGACTTCGTCATCGGCCTGTCGGTGTTGCTCAGAGGTTCGGTCACCGAGAAGCTCAACTGGGCTTTTAACCTTTACGACATTAATAAGGATGGTTACATCACCAAAgag GAAATGCTGGCAATTATGAAGTCCATCTATGACATGATGGGGAGGTACACCTACCCTTGCGTGCGGGATGAAGCACCCTCTGAACATGTCGACAAGTTCTTTCAG aaAATGGACAGGAACAGAGATGGTGTAGTGACTATTGAAGAGTTCATTGAGACCTGTCAGAAG GACGAGAACATCATGAACTCCATGCAGCTGTTTGAAAATGTGATATAA
- the LOC112841841 gene encoding uncharacterized protein LOC112841841, whose protein sequence is MMTRGGRKPGQEEQPDEGVGASSELEAMAAISPEDKLEELTGLVKSLMRSQAARDQKWEKDLSRQEQRWKGMQHQFQQIQLQVNAVIDKPDPPEAPAPPTTSDEQEHGFNGEDIPVASGSRSLIEPKLFPLSPEDDIEHFLTTFERMANVCRWPRDEWAIRLVPLLTGKARTAYILMDVTDSENYDKVKEAILAKYEITADTYRRRFRSMKVEPGETPRELYVRLKDLFSRWIKPEKSTVEEISEQIILEQFLRMVNPELEIWIREHDPKTAKEAASLAEVFTSARKGSKSTYFSRETHYAQPNLGALQRSDPTLKPWFEKVTEVEGASQGQVSCLADTVYLIKGGILYQRKGICEAVALPQQFRNKVMDLGHSIPWAGHMAFHKTLNRISSRFVWPGMYVQVSEFCRSCEKCQLTSGKGVVRAQLQPLPIIETPFERLGMDIVGPLERSSTGHRYILVICDYATRFPEAFPLRSIKARHIANCLLQLFSRVGIPREILTDCGTNFLSKLLQQVYKLLGIKGLKTTPYHPQTDGLVERYNQTLKSMLRKFVSDTGADWDQWLPYLLFAYREVPQVSTGFSPFELLYGRQVRGPLDLLKDCWEDPKAEGENIAAYVITMRERLEKMASLVQDNMKAAQKHQKTWYDQKARDRVFLPGQKVLLLLPTSDNKLLTKWHGPYEIVRQVSKVTYELNMPERVKKYQTFHVNLLKEFHSRQEPVHQLLVRSVKDEEVTEKFFPTNIQVCASVDLSHLSHTEQADIKPLVDQQLFRETPGFTSLVQHKIRVKEDAPVRQKSYRIPERLVPVLQKEIKLMLDLGIIEVSSSEWCSPIVLVPKKDDTLRFCIDFRYLNAVSKFDPYPMPRVDDLLERVGSARYITTLDLCKGYWQVALAPEAKELTAFKTPFGMYQFKVMPFGLQGAPATFQRLMDHVLRDVSAFSAAYLDDVVVYSQSWEEHVIHLQKVLHSIRMAGLTINPKKCSIAKREVEYLGFVVGSGKIKPQVGKIEAIQSFPVPTTKRKVRGFLGLVGWYRKFIPSFAERSTALNDLTKGSAPNKVRWTEDCEQAFRDLKEAVCTHPVLHSPDFNKPFILQTDASGVGLGAVLQQEVDGERRPVVFLSRKLLDRETRYSTVEKECLAMKWAIEALRYYLLGRHFTLETDHRALQWLNRMRDANARIAGWYLSLQPYDFTVQYRPGKSNVVADCLSRMTED, encoded by the exons ATGATGACAAGAGGTGGAAGAAAGCCAGGCCAAGAGGAGCAGCCTGATGAAGGAGTTGGAGCTTCATCTGAGCTAGAGGCCATGGCAGCAATAAGCCCTGAGGACAAATTGGAGGAGTTGACAGGGTTGGTGAAATCTCTTATGCGGTCTCAAGCAGCCAGAGACCAAAAGTGGGAGAAGGATTTGTCACGTCAGGAGCAAAGGTGGAAAGGCATGCAGCATCAATTTCAGCAAATCCAGCTACAAGTTAATGCTGTAATTGATAAGCCTGATCCACCAGAGGCGCCAGCGCCCCCTACAACATCTGACGAACAAGAACATGGATTCAATGGTGAAGACATTCCAGTGGCCAGTGGGTCCAGGTCTTTAATTGAACCAAAACTTTTTCCTCTGTCACCAGAAGATGACATTGAACATTTTCTGACTACATTTGAAAGAATGGCAAATGTGTGTCGATGGCCTAGAGATGAGTGGGCTATTCGTCTGGTTCCCCTGTTGACAGGTAAAGCCCGCACAGCCTACATTCTTATGGATGTAACAGACTCTGAGAACTATGATAAAGTGAAAGAAGCAATTCTGGCAAAATATGAGATTACTGCTGACACCTACAGACGCCGCTTCAGATCTATGAAAGTTGAACCAGGTGAGACGCCACGTGAACTTTATGTAAGATTGAAAGACCTGTTTTCAAGATGGATTAAACCTGAGAAATCAACTGTTGAAGAAATATCGGAGCAGATAattctggagcagtttttaAGAATGGTTAACCCAGAGCTGGAAATCTGGATACGTGAGCATGATCCGAAGACGGCAAAGGAAGCAGCTAGCCTCGCAGAGGTTTTCACTTCAGCCAGAAAAGGAAGCAAGAGCACCTACTTCAGCCGGGAGACCCACTACGCCCAACCAA ATTTAGGTGCACTCCAAAGAAGCGACCCTACTCTAAAACCCTGGTTTGAGAAGGTAACAGAGGTAGAGGGGGCTAGTCAAGGTCAGGTGAGCTGTCTTGCAGACACTGTTTACTTGATTAAAGGAGGCATCTTGTACCAGAGAAAGGGGATATGCGAAGCTGTAGCACTCCCACAACAGTTCAGAAACAAAGTTATGGATTTGGGTCATTCAATTCCATGGGCAGGTCATATGGCTTTTCACAAAACACTGAATAGGATCAGCAGCCGTTTTGTTTGGCCAGGAATGTATGTCCAGGTTTCTGAGTTTTGCCGTTCCTGTGAAAAATGTCAGTTGACCTCAGGCAAAGGAGTAGTACGAGCCCAGTTGCAACCACTGCCAATTATTGAAACACCGTTTGAGAGGCTAGGCATGGATATTGTGGGCCCTTTAGAGAGGAGCTCCACAGGTCATCGCTACATATTAGTCATATGTGACTATGCAACACGGTTTCCTGAGGCCTTCCCACTCAGATCAATTAAAGCCCGTCACATTGCTAATTGTCTGCTTCAGCTTTTCTCTAGGGTAGGCATACCAAGAGAAATTCTGACGGATTGTGGAACGAACTTTCTATCCAAGTTGTTGCAGCAGGTTTATAAGCTGTTAGGGATAAAGGGACTTAAGACCACCCCTTATCACCCCCAAACGGACGGGCTAGTGGAGAGATACAACCAGACTCTCAAAAGTATGCTGCGCAAGTTTGTTTCTGACACAGGTGCTGACTGGGATCAATGGCTGCCATACCTTCTGTTCGCCTACCGGGAGGTCCCGCAGGTTTCCACTGGTTTCTCGCCTTTTGAACTTTTGTACGGCCGCCAAGTGAGAGGCCCCCTGGATCTGCTTAAGGACTGCTGGGAGGACCCCAAAGCAGAGGGCGAAAACATCGCAGCCTACGTCATCACCATGAGAGAGAGGTTGGAGAAAATGGCATCATTGGTGCAAGACAATATGAAAGctgcacaaaaacatcaaaagacatgGTATGATCAGAAGGCCAGGGATAGGGTCTTCCTTCCAGGTCAGAAAGTACTGTTATTGCTTCCCACCAGCGATAACAAGCTGCTGACAAAATGGCATGGACCATATGAGATCGTCAGACAAGTGAGTAAAGTCACTTATGAACTGAATATGccagaaagagttaaaaaatATCAGACATTTCACGTGAACTTGTTGAAGGAATTCCACAGCCGACAAGAGCCGGTCCATCAGTTACTGGTGCGTTCAGTTAAGGATGAGGAGGTGACTGAGAAGTTCTTTCCAACTAACATTcaagtttgtgcttcagttgACCTTTCTCATTTGTCTCATACTGAGCAGGCTGATATTAAACCACTCGTGGACCAACAGCTCTTTCGAGAAACACCAGGCTTCACATCACTGGTTCAGCACAAGATACGGGTGAAGGAGGATGCACCCGTTCGACAAAAGAGCTACAGAATTCCAGAACGGTTGGTGCCAGTGCTgcagaaagaaataaaactgatgttGGATCTGGGAATCATTGAGGTGTCAAGTAGTGAGTGGTGCAGCCCGATTGTTTTGGTACCAAAGAAAGATGACACCCTGAGATTCTGTATtgatttcagatatttgaatgCAGTATCCAAGTTTGATCCCTACCCAATGCCCAGGGTGGATGACCTGCTAGAGAGAGTTGGATCAGCAAGGTACATTACGACACTCGATCTGTGTAAAGGATACTGGCAAGTGGCTTTGGCACCAGAAGCGAAAGAGCTGACAGCCTTCAAAACTCCTTTTGGTATGTACCAATTTAAAGTCATGCCATTTGGGCTTCAAGGTGCACCAGCGACATTCCAACGATTAATGGACCATGTACTGAGAGATGTGTCAGCATTCTCTGCAGCATATCTGGATGACGTGGTGGTGTACAGCCAGTCCTGGGAAGAGCATGTCATTCACCTACAGAAGGTGCTACACTCCATCAGAATGGCTGGACTGACTATTAACCCCAAGAAGTGTTCCATAGCCAAGAGAGAAGTGGAGTACTTGGGCTTTGTGGTTGGCTCTGGGAAGATAAAGCCGCAGGTTGGAAAGATTGAAGCAATTCAGTCCTTCCCAGTTCCGACAACAAAAAGGAAGGTGAGAGGTTTTCTGGGTCTAGTAGGCTGGTACAGGAAATTCATACCTTCTTTTGCAGAGCGATCCACTGCACTGAATGATCTCACAAAAGGCTCAGCCCCCAACAAAGTGCGTTGGACAGAAGACTGTGAGCAAGCATTCAGAGACCTCAAGGAAGCAGTTTGCACACATCCAGTTCTACACAGCCCAGACTTCAACAAGCCATTCATCTTGCAAACTGATGCTTCGGGAGTTGGCCTTGGGGCTGTCCTTCAGCAAGAGGTGGATGGTGAAAGAAGGcctgtggtgtttctgagtcGGAAACTACTCGACAGGGAGACGAGGTATTCGACGGTGGAGAAAGAGTGCTTGGCCATGAAATGGGCTATCGAGGCCTTGAGGTATTATCTTCTGGGACGTCACTTCACTCTAGAGACGGATCATCGTGCCCTCCAGTGGTTGAACCGCATGAGGGATGCGAATGCCCGCATTGCAGGATGGTATCTGTCTCTGCAGCCTTATGACTTTACGGTCCAGTATAGGCCAGGGAAGTCAAATGTGGTTGCTGACTGTTTATCTAGGATGACAGAGGACTAA
- the kcnip3b gene encoding calsenilin isoform X4, with translation MSVRWETEGLQTVGIVCLVIMFLKLMHLLGLIDITETDSSDSDLELSTVRHQPEGLDQLQAQTKFTRKELQSLYRGFKNECPSGLVDEETFKSIYSQFFPQGDATTYAHFLFNAFDMDRNGSIRFEDFVIGLSVLLRGSVTEKLNWAFNLYDINKDGYITKEEMLAIMKSIYDMMGRYTYPCVRDEAPSEHVDKFFQKMDRNRDGVVTIEEFIETCQKDENIMNSMQLFENVI, from the exons ATGAGTGTAAGGTGGGAGACGGAGGGACTCCAGACAGTTGGCATCGTCTGCCTGGTGATCATGTTCCTCAAACTGATGCACCTGCTGGGCCTGATCGACATCACTGAGACCG ACAGCAGCGACAGTGATTTGGAGCTGTCGACCGTGCGTCACCAGCCAGAGGGGCTGGACCAGCTGCAGGCTCAGACTAAGTTCACCAGGAAGGAGCTTCAGTCTCTGTATCGAGGCTTCAAGAAC GAGTGTCCCAGCGGACTGGTTGATGAGGAGACATTCAAGTCCATCTATTCTCAGTTCTTTCCCCAAGGAG ATGCAACCACCTACGCTCACTTCCTGTTCAACGCCTTTGACATGGACAGAAACGGTTCAATCCGTTTTGAGGACTTCGTCATCGGCCTGTCGGTGTTGCTCAGAGGTTCGGTCACCGAGAAGCTCAACTGGGCTTTTAACCTTTACGACATTAATAAGGATGGTTACATCACCAAAgag GAAATGCTGGCAATTATGAAGTCCATCTATGACATGATGGGGAGGTACACCTACCCTTGCGTGCGGGATGAAGCACCCTCTGAACATGTCGACAAGTTCTTTCAG aaAATGGACAGGAACAGAGATGGTGTAGTGACTATTGAAGAGTTCATTGAGACCTGTCAGAAG GACGAGAACATCATGAACTCCATGCAGCTGTTTGAAAATGTGATATAA
- the kcnip3b gene encoding calsenilin isoform X3 — protein sequence MSVRWETEGLQTVGIVCLVIMFLKLMHLLGLIDITETDDSSDSDLELSTVRHQPEGLDQLQAQTKFTRKELQSLYRGFKNECPSGLVDEETFKSIYSQFFPQGDATTYAHFLFNAFDMDRNGSIRFEDFVIGLSVLLRGSVTEKLNWAFNLYDINKDGYITKEEMLAIMKSIYDMMGRYTYPCVRDEAPSEHVDKFFQKMDRNRDGVVTIEEFIETCQKDENIMNSMQLFENVI from the exons ATGAGTGTAAGGTGGGAGACGGAGGGACTCCAGACAGTTGGCATCGTCTGCCTGGTGATCATGTTCCTCAAACTGATGCACCTGCTGGGCCTGATCGACATCACTGAGACCG ATG ACAGCAGCGACAGTGATTTGGAGCTGTCGACCGTGCGTCACCAGCCAGAGGGGCTGGACCAGCTGCAGGCTCAGACTAAGTTCACCAGGAAGGAGCTTCAGTCTCTGTATCGAGGCTTCAAGAAC GAGTGTCCCAGCGGACTGGTTGATGAGGAGACATTCAAGTCCATCTATTCTCAGTTCTTTCCCCAAGGAG ATGCAACCACCTACGCTCACTTCCTGTTCAACGCCTTTGACATGGACAGAAACGGTTCAATCCGTTTTGAGGACTTCGTCATCGGCCTGTCGGTGTTGCTCAGAGGTTCGGTCACCGAGAAGCTCAACTGGGCTTTTAACCTTTACGACATTAATAAGGATGGTTACATCACCAAAgag GAAATGCTGGCAATTATGAAGTCCATCTATGACATGATGGGGAGGTACACCTACCCTTGCGTGCGGGATGAAGCACCCTCTGAACATGTCGACAAGTTCTTTCAG aaAATGGACAGGAACAGAGATGGTGTAGTGACTATTGAAGAGTTCATTGAGACCTGTCAGAAG GACGAGAACATCATGAACTCCATGCAGCTGTTTGAAAATGTGATATAA